The following proteins are co-located in the Macadamia integrifolia cultivar HAES 741 chromosome 3, SCU_Mint_v3, whole genome shotgun sequence genome:
- the LOC122074646 gene encoding protein GLUTAMINE DUMPER 3 has product MRTAGTITSPAPARSESAMSQHSPWHSPVPYLFGGLAAMLGLIAFALLILACSYWKLSGYLENGDSAERDPESGDEKGGEGIKVPTVFEEKIVVIMAGDEKPTFIATPISSRATSFNDNNNKNNKEENEKSEKPKEETTLQEQQQQQQQEDQEEAEPNRETSQTQNQ; this is encoded by the coding sequence atgagaaccGCTGGGACCATAACCTCACCAGCACCGGCACGGTCTGAGTCTGCAATGTCACAGCACTCGCCATGGCATTCTCCGGTGCCTTACCTCTTTGGTGGCTTGGCTGCCATGTTGGGTTTAATAGCTTTTGCTCTTCTCATCCTCGCTTGTTCTTACTGGAAGCTTTCTGGGTATTTAGAGAACGGTGACAGTGCCGAAAGAGATCCAGAGAGCGGTGATGAGAAGGGAGGTGAAGGAATCAAAGTTCCAACTGTGTTTGAAGAGAAGATTGTAGTGATCATGGCAGGAGATGAGAAACCCACCTTCATTGCTACACCCATTTCAAGCAGAGCTACTTCTTTTAATGATaacaacaacaagaacaacaagGAAGAGAATGAAAAATCTGAGAAACCCAAAGAAGAGACAACTCTCCAagaacaacagcaacaacaacaacaagaagatCAAGAAGAAGCAGAGCCGAATAGAGAGACAAGCCAGACCCAGAACCAGTGA